Part of the Phoenix dactylifera cultivar Barhee BC4 unplaced genomic scaffold, palm_55x_up_171113_PBpolish2nd_filt_p 000153F, whole genome shotgun sequence genome is shown below.
CAGATTGTTAAGGGCTGCAAGTGCTTCTTCCTCCGAAGCCATTGTGACAAATGCCAATCCTCTGTTTCTAGTGCTGTTGTACATTGAGAGCTGGACAAAGAAAGTCCGAATGATCAATATATACTACATATATGGTGATAGAAAACTAAGGGAGACAACAAACACAAGATAGACCCTATTCAGACAAGATTGACTAACTGTCAAACACAAAATAAACAGAGGAATATATATTAACCTAGCCTTTGTCATTAATGTGATATCTCGATTAACAGATGATCATGGTACGCCATGCTGTAATAAAACAGATGGTACGGGGCATATCATACTATACCGATATAGTGATAGCATAGCATTGGTACGGGGCGTGGTATTGAGACGGCATATCTTGCGGATGATCAATGTCAAGGACAATAAAAATACGAGTTCTTGTACAATCGCATTCAACAAAAGTTTGAAAGCCATGAAAGACAGTATGAACTTGATAGTCAAGGTCGTTACTAGGTTTTTTGTTATTTGTTTCTTCCGGCCATCGTAATATGGAATATTAAATATTTGATTCCAATTGGCATTGCTGTTAACTAACCTAGATTACAGCACAAGGCAACTGAAATCAATACTGAAGTCATCAAATTCCAGGACTGCCCTTGAGACAAACCACTTAACAAAGCGTGCTCTGTCCTTGCTTTCTCACTATACtttcttttcctcatcttcAAAATTTCCAAATATCTTTTTTAGCAGAACAGATTTTATTTAAGATTGTGATAGTTTTCTCTTTCCAATCCATGTCAATTTTGAATTTGTAAACAACGATGAAAAGCCACACTATTCCACGGATAACTGTATTAGCAAAGCAATGacataataaattaaattaaaaccaAAACCGAAATGGTAGCCAAGAAACACTCCAAGATTTAACCTTCCCACCCCATCCCCCCTCTTCAACTTAGAAGAGAAATGAATCCATACCTCGACATCAGTCACGGTTCCGTGCTTCTCGAAGATATTTCTGATGTCCTCGGCGGTGCAAGTCCAAGGTATATTCTGCGCAATCAGCCGCTTCCGAGCCTCCCTCGAGATCTCTGCCGACTCctctgctgctgctgttgctgtggcCGAGCTGGTGCTGAGAGTGGCGATAAAAGAGAAAGGTCGCTGGAGGAAAAGGATTCCTCTCGTGCTGCTTCGAGTATTGGGAATCCTGGGGACGGAGAAGGGGAAGAGGATTTGGGTTTGAGAAGGTTTCGGGAGTGGAGGAGAGAGATGAGGCTGGTGAGAAGAAGGGAGTCGGGGGAGAAGAAGCGCCATGGCCGAAGGAGCTGGCGCTCTCCTTTTTTATCCGCTGTGTGGCTCAAATGAGATTTTCCAACTGAAGCAATCAAACACTACTCCCTAAAAAAGGTTGTGgtttgttatttttctttttatcttctTAAAAAAGCAAAGTTTTGTTGCTTACCAGCACGCAGCGACGGCTGGATTTATCcgaaatggaagaaaaaaaatggatagCTTACCAGCATAtagttttttataaattttttttttgctaaaaaaaaaaaagaagggggagaaagagacaagcccacccccgcgtagcacgAATACCAGCCCGTGCATTTCGAACTCGGAACAATTTGGTTGGAAGTAAGACCACGCTCTCACTAAGCTACCACCTCAATagtaataaaatttttttttttgcaaatatatttataacagtcttaatgttatatatatatatatatatatatatatatatatatatatatatatatatatatatatatatacaataaataaaaaaaatgcaatagcTAAATCCTATAGCTCTCTGAGATTTCTGCAGAAAATATAtgcatttatatttaaaaaattaataataattaaatgatcgaataaaaagtaaaatagagtttccaaatctaaattcaattattttctGCACGCTCATCCTCTTCTCATTTGCATAACTTGCAGATCCTAATATTTCCATCCCCCTTTACTCTTCTTCACGATCATATCCACCCCACCCTTCCCACCGAAACACTTTTATACCCGTGCCGATATCTATTTTTAGCTCACCCTTTTATCATTTGGATTGCTTTGAGAGCCGTGCTGACGTTACACTCCACTTTAAGACCCGTGCCCCGTGCCCACAATTAGGGTTGaaagtgggccgggccgggccacaCCCCTACCCAAGCTCGGCCCAAATTTATTTTTCGGGCTTCGGGCCGGGCCTAGGCCCGAATAGTATTATAGAAACTCGGCCTCAGCCCGGCCCGAGCCTGATTGGGCCAGCCCGATCACGAGCCCGGCCCGATCACCTGATGTTGTACAAGCTAATATatggaaaaaataaattaactaATCTGCAGCACAAGCTAATCTGCAACAGCACAAATAATAAATTAACTTTCATGGTTCCACATGAACAGCTACTGCACAAAAAAAGGTAGCATAATGAACTCCACGAACATGGATTAGAAATTATATTCATTTGAAAAAAATCATAGCATTACACTCCAAATAACAAACTAAGAAAGACATGAACTAAAAGCATATGTGGAAAAAAATAGTACGATCAATTCAATAATCAAAGGGAGCTTAGGGAGGTAAGTGGTAACCCctcatgaaaaaacaaatataccCAATGCAGCCAGCCAACCATAGCATATTCAAAACTCACAGTGCTGGTCCAACAAATGAGAGAATCCCCAGTTTACTAATGCAACAAGAAATCCCATATGAGATCCAAGTAACAACCAAATAAGCAGCAGGAAGGGTAGATTCTGAGAAGCCTCAGTAGAAATATCATGTTGCCAAAATGCTTGACATGTGACGTGACGACATGCAAAGGAAATGGAATTTATCATTCTATCAAACCAGTATATGATAGCTCCGATCAGGTAAAAGGATCAGTGCAATTTGACACTTCAACGATACAACTGCAACCAAACAAAAGGATTCCATCAAAAATAGGAGGTTAAAAAAATCATCGCTCTGATCACATCTTGCTTTTCAGAATCGAACCAATTATTCAAATCACAATATACGACAAATGATAATACTTGAAAGGAAAAGGTACCCCCTCGAAAAGAAGCAATCAGAACCCCTCGAAAAAAGAACTGTCATCATCTACATTCAACGTTACAGAACTCAAGCAATTTGCAACTGTTAACAcacaaatcaatcataaatgtttaaattataagtacaataagcaaataaaaaatattagataaatttaaaagatttaTATACCTTCATCATATTGTTCACGAAGCCAATCTTGGGTACAAACTAAGGCTTCTACGGTAGATGGGCTTAAAGAGCTCCGATACTGATCCATAACTCTACCACCAGTGCTGAATGCTGACTCAGATGAAACAGTGGAGATTGGAATAGCTAGAACATCTCGAGCCATTCTTGATAGTATAGAATAAACTGCTACATTGCTCTTCCACCAAGCCAAGATGTCAAACTCCTTATTCTCCAAATCAGGAAGCACATCATCATCCAAATAACTCTAGCTCAGATCTCTTTAGGCGTTTTGAAGAACTCTGACTTCTAAATTGAGAAAAATCCATACCAAATTTCTTTTTGGAAGAAACGGAACTTATATCACCTTGTCCACCAAAATTAGATGTTCGCTCACTTGAACTCATAGAGGGCTGCACCCTTGTTGCATCTACatactcattatacaatttaaaAAGACAAGCACGAATATCAtcaatctttttcttgcactccTCCAACTCAAATGCCTTTTGATAACAAAACTCTACAAATATCAACTTTGATTTGGGATCCAAAATAGAAGCAATTACCAACAAATTATTGCACTGAGACCAATATTTgttaaacttctttagcatctcaTTTGTTAATTGCTTCACTGTTTCATCAGTATCGATACTTTCATCCATCAATAAAGCCCTAATTTTCCAAACTTCTTTTAGGTATAAATTGGATGTGGGATACTTACAACCAGAAAATACTTTAGTGGCATCAAGAAAGGCTTCTaagaatttaaaaattatagaagCCTTTTTTCATTCATCATTGGTGGGGCATACACATGAATGCTCAGGTGCATATCTAATAAGAGCATCTTTATAACCAAGTGCATCATGCAACATTTTATAAGTAGAATTCCACCTTGTAGGAATTGatggtgtgcgtgcagagggctaagcatgaatttcagaaaattttatgcggaaagaacgagttaaacattttaacccaaaacatgtttgatattttagatattttgactctggtaccagtcgaagacagtcttcaactgcacatcacatgtggcgcgggctcagtcccaatacatagggtgacacccgcgcgTGCCTATCAAATATCACACGATCACGCATGAGAGTTTCCGggaatcggatagtctccactaatcctttaCTTTGataccaaatatcacaaagccctcagatcccgaggattgtatgattcaaataaatatgcataaatcacaacttcttgtgatttgaagattgagatcatatttcaaccgtaaaagagatcagatctcttacctttagaaggaggttccttcaaggatgcttcgcagccgcacaagcgtccgaccTCGATGACTCATCCAAGCGAAGCTCCAGAATGATCAGCTTtccggggagtgctagctcgcagggaggcagaaggttggctgaaagggagaagaaggaagaagatggaccttcataGCACAAGAACTCCctcttgggctttcacctttagagcttctctctcctctcactctctttctctaatGCTCTTcatatcaagaagaaggaagaggggtggcctatttataggccaaaaagagggtgaggtgtccctatgaggtgtccgatgaggtgtcctgccaggacacatgtcacacatgcgaGGAAAAGAGGTGtcttgctccgccacgtgtcatgcATGCAAAGGaatgaggtggcctggagggcgatgtcatggatgacctcatgaggcagatgaggttatggatgacatcaggaggagtgtgaggtgtttaggcccgccacatgtcacacatgcaagcaaaaaaGGTGTtatgctccgccacgtgtcacgcatgcaaaggggtgaggtggcctggagggcgatatcatggatgacctcatgaggcagatgaggtcatggatgacatcaggaaGAGTGTGAGGTATCCAGacccgccacatgtcacacatgcaagtaaaagaggtgtcctgctctgccacgtgtcacgcatgcaaaggggtgaggtggcctggagggcgatcgggatgtgggtcccacatacagtatgtgggtcccacctaagcaggacgtgggtcccacatacagtatgtggctcccacctaggcaggacgtgggtcccacattcagtatgtgggtcccacatagggaaggaagtcctagtcatacttggatcataattgattttaatccaatttgactcaagccaaatctgatttggttgggggacaaattagacattttcaccaaaccaattttggtgtcaattacggttttaccaatttcaaatcatatttgaatttggtcaagcccaatttctattactcaatcaaattgagtctaatcagtgatccaatcaccaattaacttctccaagcaacaattgcttagggcaatcagtcaatcacattgactattttac
Proteins encoded:
- the LOC103696125 gene encoding 28 kDa ribonucleoprotein, chloroplastic isoform X2, with the translated sequence MALLLPRLPSSHQPHLSPPLPKPSQTQILFPFSVPRIPNTRSSTRGILFLQRPFSFIATLSTSSATATAAAEESAEISREARKRLIAQNIPWTCTAEDIRNIFEKHGTVTDVELSMYNSTRNRGLAFVTMASEEEALAALNNLNSYDLDGRVIKVEFARSLKKDSSVAMVPVSKYNVFVGNLAWRSNPRRSAGYGFVSFASKEEAEAAIATFNGKKLMGRPINLAFGKIQTDSAEAKLSTNEQLDEASSAANGSGEQSNQDGEM